In a genomic window of candidate division KSB1 bacterium:
- the recN gene encoding DNA repair protein RecN: MLTRLRVQNFAVIDQIEVTFEPGLNVITGETGAGKSILIDALGTVLGERADATILRAGEERAVVEAEFLLPESSPVRSVLAENELLHPEQPDYLVLRREIFASGRSRAFANDSPVALPLLQEVGNLLVDLHGQHEHQTLLRPSTHILFLDEFAGLGKLVEQFGSLYREHLSLARELRELSERERLQQEKRELMEFQLKEIEAVQPSVEEEEELLLQEKILSNSQRLFEGTSLAYDLLYEQEGSVVAVLARAIAELISLASIDPSFQRLAEELEQARVTAREVANTLQSYRERIDSDPVRLEEVRQRLASYARLKKRYGLTVQDVLRHRDHLRRELEEVSSLRNQIENRQAQLDNVRAQMTSLATELSHARREAARRLEEAVVRELAELGMPRAEFRVSFGREEDPAGVVEIEGVRYRTTPRGIDQVEFFLSTNPGQGLRPLTKVASGGEVSRVMLALKSVLAHCDPVPTLVFDEIDMGISGRIAQVVGSKLGRLARERQVLCITHLPQIASHGRSHFLVEKVVDAHTTRTQVRRLSEKEREEAIARLLSGEKVEESHLEAARALIQEARRSQDTLA; this comes from the coding sequence ATGCTGACGAGACTTCGCGTGCAGAACTTCGCAGTGATTGATCAGATCGAGGTCACCTTCGAGCCGGGACTCAATGTCATTACGGGCGAAACCGGCGCTGGCAAGTCGATCCTCATCGATGCCCTCGGTACAGTTCTCGGGGAACGTGCGGACGCGACCATTCTACGGGCTGGAGAAGAGCGAGCCGTGGTGGAGGCCGAGTTTCTGCTCCCGGAGAGCAGTCCGGTGCGCTCTGTACTGGCGGAAAACGAGCTCCTCCACCCCGAACAGCCCGATTACCTGGTGCTCCGACGCGAGATTTTTGCCAGTGGCCGAAGTCGGGCTTTCGCCAACGACTCCCCTGTGGCTTTGCCTCTGCTTCAGGAGGTCGGGAATCTTCTGGTAGACCTACACGGTCAGCACGAGCACCAGACTCTCCTTCGCCCAAGCACACACATCCTGTTTCTGGACGAGTTTGCAGGTCTTGGGAAGCTTGTGGAGCAGTTCGGTTCCCTTTACAGGGAACACCTGAGCCTGGCCAGAGAGCTGAGGGAGCTCTCGGAAAGAGAACGCCTACAACAGGAAAAACGAGAGCTCATGGAGTTTCAGCTGAAGGAGATCGAGGCGGTTCAGCCTTCCGTGGAAGAGGAAGAGGAGCTCTTGCTCCAGGAGAAGATCCTGAGCAACAGCCAGCGATTGTTTGAGGGCACCTCCCTCGCCTACGACCTCCTGTATGAGCAGGAGGGGAGCGTGGTTGCGGTCCTGGCAAGGGCCATCGCCGAGCTTATCTCCCTTGCGTCCATCGACCCGTCGTTTCAGAGGCTGGCGGAGGAGCTGGAGCAGGCGCGCGTCACCGCGAGAGAGGTGGCCAACACGCTTCAGAGCTACCGCGAGCGGATCGATTCCGACCCCGTGCGCCTGGAGGAAGTCCGGCAGCGCCTGGCCTCCTACGCCAGGCTGAAAAAGCGCTACGGTCTGACGGTGCAAGATGTGCTTCGCCATCGTGATCACCTTCGTCGGGAGTTAGAGGAGGTTTCGAGCCTGCGCAACCAGATCGAGAACAGGCAGGCGCAGCTGGACAACGTCCGGGCACAAATGACGAGTCTGGCGACGGAGCTCTCCCACGCCCGCCGGGAGGCGGCGCGGCGCCTGGAAGAGGCAGTGGTCCGTGAGCTTGCCGAACTGGGCATGCCCAGGGCGGAATTCCGTGTCTCCTTCGGCCGCGAAGAAGACCCCGCGGGTGTGGTGGAGATCGAAGGTGTCCGCTACCGCACGACTCCGAGGGGAATCGACCAGGTGGAGTTCTTCCTTTCCACCAATCCAGGGCAGGGACTGCGTCCTTTGACCAAGGTAGCATCGGGCGGTGAGGTTTCCCGGGTCATGTTGGCCCTCAAGTCAGTACTGGCCCATTGCGATCCGGTACCGACGTTGGTTTTCGACGAGATCGATATGGGGATTTCAGGCCGAATTGCACAGGTCGTGGGCAGTAAGCTGGGTCGCTTGGCCCGCGAGCGCCAGGTGCTCTGTATCACGCACCTCCCGCAGATCGCCAGTCATGGGCGAAGCCACTTCCTGGTGGAGAAGGTAGTAGACGCCCATACGACCCGCACGCAAGTCAGGAGGCTGAGCGAGAAAGAGCGTGAGGAGGCGATCGCCCGCTTGCTGAGCGGCGAGAAGGTAGAGGAATCGCACCTGGAGGCGGCACGGGCGCTCATTCAAGAAGCGCGCAGAAGTCAAGATACCTTGGCGTGA
- a CDS encoding alkaline phosphatase: MRRKGLVVAFLWLGSSLIGWAQSDAPRNVILMIGDGMGVAAIGQLAAATGDRVFSRFPRGGLVLTWPLDEETWVTDSGASATAMATGEKTRNHLLSLRPNAQGTLDTLETVLELAERLGKATGIVVACQVTHATPAAFFAHADRGNELGIAAQLVESGVDVVLGGGTSFFLPADSSGGKRQDGRDLLAELRNRGYRVITDTSELRGLDLSKEAKVIGLFAPVALPAAVERKLRLAELVDCALRCLSKHPSGFFLMVEGSQIDWAAHANNAEHELAEMRDFAEAIRVALDFASRDGKTLLIVTADHETGGMAITGGSPKEARVEVGYLVGNHTADPVPFFAYGPGSERLPALLENDYIGRVLKDLVRGR, encoded by the coding sequence GTGAGAAGAAAAGGCTTGGTCGTCGCGTTCTTGTGGCTTGGTTCGTCCTTGATTGGATGGGCACAGTCTGATGCGCCCCGGAACGTCATCCTGATGATCGGGGATGGAATGGGGGTAGCGGCCATCGGACAGCTTGCTGCTGCCACGGGAGACCGGGTTTTCAGCCGTTTCCCACGCGGCGGCCTTGTCCTCACCTGGCCACTGGATGAGGAGACCTGGGTTACCGACTCCGGGGCCAGCGCCACCGCGATGGCAACCGGAGAGAAGACCCGAAACCACTTGCTTTCTCTGCGTCCCAATGCCCAGGGCACACTGGATACCCTCGAGACCGTTCTGGAATTGGCCGAGCGCCTTGGGAAGGCTACGGGGATCGTGGTGGCGTGCCAGGTGACGCACGCCACGCCCGCCGCCTTCTTCGCCCATGCGGACCGCGGGAACGAACTGGGTATCGCGGCCCAGCTCGTCGAGAGCGGGGTCGATGTGGTGCTGGGAGGAGGTACCTCATTCTTCCTCCCTGCCGATTCGAGCGGCGGTAAGCGTCAGGACGGGCGCGATCTTCTGGCGGAGCTCCGAAACCGCGGCTACCGAGTTATCACTGACACGTCGGAACTCCGGGGCCTGGACCTGTCAAAAGAGGCCAAGGTGATCGGTCTGTTTGCTCCGGTGGCCCTGCCGGCCGCGGTGGAGCGCAAGTTGCGCCTCGCGGAATTGGTCGACTGCGCCTTACGCTGCCTCTCCAAACACCCGAGCGGGTTCTTCCTGATGGTGGAAGGGTCCCAGATCGATTGGGCTGCACACGCCAATAACGCCGAACACGAGCTCGCCGAGATGCGAGATTTCGCCGAAGCCATTCGGGTCGCACTGGACTTTGCCTCCCGCGATGGCAAGACCCTTCTGATCGTCACGGCGGACCACGAGACCGGAGGAATGGCGATCACCGGCGGGTCCCCCAAGGAAGCCCGTGTGGAGGTAGGGTACCTGGTGGGAAATCACACGGCCGATCCTGTGCCGTTTTTCGCCTACGGCCCCGGGTCCGAACGCCTTCCCGCTTTGTTGGAGAATGACTACATTGGGAGGGTGTTGAAGGATTTGGTTCGCGGCAGATGA